Proteins from one Danaus plexippus chromosome 18 unlocalized genomic scaffold, MEX_DaPlex mxdp_20, whole genome shotgun sequence genomic window:
- the LOC133320362 gene encoding LOW QUALITY PROTEIN: L-threonine ammonia-lyase-like (The sequence of the model RefSeq protein was modified relative to this genomic sequence to represent the inferred CDS: inserted 1 base in 1 codon), with amino-acid sequence MEEYQRRSSTVEFDPMCDKDNPQIISFEDVSAAAYRIQSGIIKTPCVKSHMSSIFEMDIYLKXDFLQHTGSFKERGARNALILLSSEAKTRGVISASLGNHSQGLSYHAQQLNIPATVVMPNVAPIMKIQNCRSYGANVVIHGHDMKEAKYHAMTLAKERGLTYINGYDHPHIMAGQGTVGLEIVEQVPDVDAVIVPVGGGGLLAGVATAIKNIKPHVLIYGAETEKCPSMKMAIKHQQPVSVNIRSTLADGLAVPTVGYNAFKTSKSLMDRMITVNEDWIARAILRLVEQEKYVVEGGGAVGVAATMAGLVPELVGKKVVCILSGGNIDTTILGRCLERGLAAEQRLVKFKVTVSDRPGGIAELCKLISSIGVSIKDIMQERAWVFGDIFSVRVKVVCETRGPEHLEELEKMITDTYKEWNFSRDCEEFDRNDRRLSTFSIDEVSN; translated from the exons ATGGAGGAATACCAAAGAAGATCATCT ACGGTCGAGTTCGACCCCATGTGTGACAAAGACAATCctcaaataataagttttgagGACGTATCAGCAGCTGCCTATAGGATCCAGAGTGGGATTATAAAAACGCCATGCGTG aaatctCACATGTCATCTATTTTTGAAATGGATATTTATCTCA ATGACTTTCTGCAACACACTGGCAG TTTCAAAGAACGTGGGGCTCGTAACGCCCTCATTTTGCTATCATCCGAGGCAAAAACTCGCGGTGTGATATCAGCTTCACTCGGAAACCACTCCCAGGGTCTCAGCTACCACGCACAACAGCTGAACATACCGGCCACTGTGGTCATGCCAAATGTGGCACCCATCATGAAAATACAGAACTGCCGTTCGTACGGCGCTAACGTCGTCATCCATGGGCACGACATGAAGGAAGCGAAGTACCATGCTATGACGCTAGCCAAGGAGAGGGGACTCACATACATTAACGG CTACGATCACCCTCACATAATGGCCGGTCAAGGCACCGTGGGGTTGGAGATAGTGGAACAGGTTCCTGATGTAGACGCGGTCATCGTCCCCGTGGGCGGCGGCGGTCTACTCGCCGGAGTCGCCACTGccattaagaatattaagcCCCATGTTCTCATATAC GGCGCTGAAACCGAAAAATGTCCAAGCATGAAGATGGCTATCAAACATCAACAGCCAGTGAGCGTCAATATCCGGTCCACGCTAGCGGACGGGCTCGCCGTGCCCACGGTCGGCTACAACGCCTTCAAAACATCGAAATCGCTCATGGATAGGATG aTAACAGTAAACGAAGATTGGATTGCTCGCGCGATTCTGCGTTTGGTGGAGCAAGAAAAGTATGTTGTGGAGGGCGGCGGCGCTGTCGGAGTGGCGGCTACCATGGCCGGACTCGTGCCCGAGTTGGTTGGGAAGAA GGTGGTATGTATTCTGTCGGGTGGTAACATCGACACCACAATCCTCGGTCGTTGCTTGGAGCGGGGTCTGGCCGCGGAACAGAGGCTCGTCAAATTCAAGGTCACCGTCAGCGACCGACCCGGCGGCATCGCGGAACTTTGCAAACTCATCTCCTCCATAGGAGTATCTATCAAGGATATAATGCAAGAACGAGCTTGGGTCTTTGGCGACATATTTAGCGTTAGG gTGAAAGTCGTTTGTGAAACCAGAGGTCCGGAACATTTGGAGGAGCTGGAGAAAATGATAACTGACACATATAAAGAGTGGAATTTCTCCAGGGATTGTGAAGAATTTGACAGAAATGATAGAAGACTGAGCACGTTCTCCATCGATGAAGTTTCTAATTAA